From one Lolium rigidum isolate FL_2022 chromosome 4, APGP_CSIRO_Lrig_0.1, whole genome shotgun sequence genomic stretch:
- the LOC124647813 gene encoding disease resistance protein RGA2-like, which yields MAAVLDALASYVTNTLTEMAKEEVAILIGVSGEIEKLGVKLRDLKHFLADADRRNITDESVRGWVDELKHAMYLTTDILDMCQLKAMEQRLSKGSWSCFNPLLFCMRNPLHAHDIGTRIKALNQKLDDISKRGAIFNFIKLEAYRNKKTTQSLANDRKTDSLIERSGVVGDKIVEDTRALVEVLTKEVAGDKGDRLMVVAIVGVGGIGKSTLGKKIFNDKAIDAKFAKKIWLSITRDFNDVELLSTAIVAAGGDLPGGGLARDKALLVDALKNAIEDKKFFLVLDDMWGVDEWFKLLMTPFSYGGPGSRVLITTRHETVGRSMKVAHYHRVDKLGPEDAWSLLKRQVITSDGNEIEVDMLKDIGLQIIAKCDGLPLAIKVMGGLLCKKDKTRHDWEDVMNDDIWSVSQMPEELNYAIYLSYDDLPPYLKQCFLHFSLIPKEAILSVNQVVYMWIGEGLVHGDSHSLEEEGRKYYMELILRNLIEPNTEYPHDFVCGMHDVIYSFAKFVARDEALVVVGGDSAKNKLSSHSFLRLSIETKGVESDGFELRNLEEQISLRTLILRGKLKIQPGESLVTFSILRTLFVETANFAALIESVCQLKHLRYLALRGCTDISRLPENIHQMKFLQYFDIDGCKGIVKLPDSIVKLHGLRFLNIGTAQVNNIPRGYGALTNLRSQWGFPAYMDGDWCSLEELGPLYLLKELGIEHLESVSATSSVANVRLSAKPDLTTLHLNCRSKLGDNGLLNVDVSEEEEQRIEVVFNVLCPLPCLEFLSIQGYFGRHLPRWMMWTTTMPLQNLRTLLMTDLACCIQLPDGLCRLPFLEYLSVNCAPAIKRVGPEFVQPYSDHHHASAQAPPAFPRLHEMLLDGMVEWEEWEWDVEVQAMSALEVLLIESCKLKCIAPGLSLHARSLKKLTIGSVKGLQSLENFVSVVELDLYDIPCLTRISKFPKLQKLEIDGCPKLESLQEMTALRRLVLEIYNVEEQLPLYLQTLNPSRLVLKCSPEVLAAMALGESDTEWDKFSHIQHVEAYADDGKIEKKWNLFYTREPYNMETNIDPEDWFEFSEASSRGDDEDDVNNHQDENEENRMGARETDYDMVCALQAIFADLTYLVGGSMLCSVFDIFGFRLQVKKAF from the exons ATGGCGGCGGTTCTGGATGCTTTGGCATCCTACGTGACCAACACACTCACCGAAATGGCCAAAGAAGAGGTGGCCATACTCATCGGGGTTTCGGGCGAGATCGAGAAACTAGGCGTCAAGTTGAGGGACCTCAAGCACTTCCTTGCTGATGCCGATAGGAGGAACATCACCGATGAAAGTGTGCGGGGCTGGGTGGACGAGCTGAAGCATGCCATGTACCTCACCACCGATATCCTCGACATGTGCCAGCTCAAAGCCATGGAGCAACGCCTATCCAAGGGCTCATGGTCGTGCTTTAACCCCTTGCTCTTCTGCATGCGAAATCCCCTCCACGCCCACGACATCGGCACCCGCATCAAGGCGCTCAACCAGAAGCTAGATGACATCTCCAAGAGGGGTGCTATTTTCAATTTCATCAAGTTGGAAGCCTACCGAAATAAGAAGACGACTCAATCTCTCGCCAATGATCGTAAAACAGATTCATTGATAGAGCGATCAGGTGTTGTTGGTGATAAGATCGTGGAGGATACAAGAGCACTTGTGGAGGTCCTTACGAAGGAGGTGGCTGGCGATAAGGGTGATCGGCTCATGGTGGTCGCCATTGTTGGTGTTGGCGGGATTGGGAAGAGCACCCTCGGCAagaagatcttcaacgacaaggCAATCGATGCAAAGTTTGCTAAGAAGATATGGCTAAGCATCACACGAGATTTTAATGATGTTGAGTTGTTGAGTACGGCCATTGTTGCCGCTGGCGGTGACCTGCCTGGTGGGGGTTTGGCTCGAGACAAGGCCCTACTTGTTGATGCTCTCAAGAATGCCATCGAggacaagaagttctttcttgtaCTCGATGACATGTGGGGTGTTGATGAATGGTTCAAGCTGTTGATGACTCCCTTTAGCTATGGTGGACCCGGTAGCAGAGTTCTCATCACCACAAGACATGAGACAGTGGGCCGAAGCATGAAAGTTGCGCACTACCACCGTGTTGACAAACTAGGTCCAGAAGATGCATGGTCATTGCTTAAGAGGCAG GTTATCACATCGGACGGAAATGAAATCGAAGTTGACATGCTAAAAGATATTGGGCTGCAAATTATAGCAAAATGTGATGGTTTACCACTTGCTATAAAAGTGATGGGAGGACTCCTATGTAAGAAGGACAAAACACGACATGATTGGGAAGATGTTATGAATGATGATATATGGTCAGTATCTCAAATGCCAGAGGAGCTAAACTATGCAATATATCTTAGCTATGATGACTTGCCCCCATACTTAAAGCAATGCTTTCTGCACTTCTCTCTTATTCCTAAAGAGGCAATACTAAGTGTCAATCAAGTTGTGTACATGTGGATTGGTGAAGGATTAGTTCATGGAGACTCGCATAGtctagaagaagaaggaagaaagtATTACATGGAACTAATATTGAGGAATCTTATCGAGCCAAATACAGAATACCCTCACGATTTTGTTTGTGGCATGCATGATGTCATTTACTCCTTTGCTAAATTTGTGGCTAGGGATGAAGCATTGGTAGTTGTCGGTGGAGATAGTGCTAAAAATAAACTTAGTTCCCACAGTTTTCTTAGGTTGTCTATAGAAACCAAAGGTGTTGAATCCGATGGATTTGAATTGAGGAATTTAGAGGAGCAAATTTCACTTAGGACACTAATATTACGTGGAAAATTAAAAATTCAGCCTGGTGAATCCCTGGTTACCTTCTCAATCCTAAGGACTCTGTTTGTAGAAACCGCAAATTTTGCTGCATTGATTGAATCTGTATGTCAACTCAAGCATCTGAGGTATTTGGCATTAAGAGGATGCACTGATATATCTAGACTGCCAGAGAACATCCACCAGATGAAATTCTTGCAATATTTTGACATTGATGGATGTAAAGGAATTGTGAAACTTCCTGATAGCATTGTTAAGCTACATGGATTGAGATTTCTAAACATTGGGACTGCACAAGTAAATAATATTCCTAGAGGTTATGGTGCGCTGACAAATTTGAGGTCACAATGGGGTTTTCCAGCTTATATGGATGGGGATTGGTGCAGTTTGGAAGAGTTGGGGCCTCTTTATCTGCTCAAGGAGCTTGGAATAGAACATCTAGAGAGTGTATCTGCTACCTCGTCTGTAGCAAATGTTAGATTAAGTGCAAAGCCAGACCTTACTACACTTCACTTAAATTGTCGCAGCAAACTAGGAGATAATGGGTTGCTCAATGTAGACGTCTCTGAGGAGGAAGAGCAAAGAATTGAGGTGGTCTTTAATGTGCTATGCCCTCTGCCCTGCTTAGAATTCCTTTCCATCCAGGGATATTTTGGGCGTCATCTCCCAAGATGGATGATGTGGACAACAACAATGCCACTTCAGAACTTGAGGACTCTATTAATGACAGACCTGGCTTGCTGCATCCAACTTCCTGATGGACTATGTCGGCTCCCATTTTTGGAGTACCTATCGGTGAATTGTGCTCCAGCGATCAAGCGTGTTGGGCCTGAATTTGTTCAGCCCTACAGTGACCATCACCATGCTTCAGCCCAGGCGCCGCCTGCGTTTCCAAGGCTTCATGAGATGCTCTTAGATGGAATGGTGGAATGGGAGGAGTGGGAGTGGGATGTGGAAGTGCAAGCTATGTCGGCCTTGGAGGTACTTTTAATCGAAAGTTGCAAATTGAAGTGTATCGCTCCTGGTCTTTCCTTGCATGCAAGGTCTTTGAAAAAATTAACCATAGGGAGTGTTAAGGGTCTCCAGTCTCTTGAAAACTTTGTTTCAGTGGTTGAGCTCGACCTGTATGATATCCCCTGCCTAACTAGGATATCGAAATTTCCCAAACTGCAAAAGCTTGAGATCGACGGATGTCCAAAGCTTGAGTCGCTGCAGGAGATGACTGCCCTCCGGAGGCTTGTGCTGGAAATTTACAACGTCGAGGAACAACTTCCGTTGTATCTGCAGACATTAAATCCCAGTCGTTTGGTGCTAAAGTGCAGTCCAGAGGTACTCGCTGCCATGGCTTTGGGGGAATCTGACACAGAGTGGGACAAGTTCAGCCATATCCAACATGTTGAGGCTTATGCAGATGATGGGAAGATAGAGAAGAAATGGAACCTATTTTACACAAGGGAGCCCTACAACATGGAGACAAACATCGATCCAGAG GACTGGTTTGAGTTTAGTGAAGCGTCATCGCGGGGTGACGATGAGGATGATGTAAACAACCACCAAGATGAAAATGAAGAGAACCGCATGGGCGCCCGTGAAACG GACTACGACATGGTTTGCGCTTTGCAGGCGATTTTTGCAGATTTGACTTACCTCGTCGGTGGTTCCATGCTCTGCAGTGTGTTTGACATATTTGGGTTTCGTTTACAG GTAAAAAAAGCTTTCTAA